The Desulfohalovibrio reitneri genome contains a region encoding:
- a CDS encoding HIT family protein, translated as MRDPECVFCKIVAGEIPSASVLDRDNVYAFLDLNPVRQGHALVIPKSHYPTLLDLDPGLAADLLRAQQDVARAVMLATGADGVNLGLNLGEAAGQVVFHAHYHIIPRFHEDGLRLWPQTPYPSQDEMNRLAGEIRARLG; from the coding sequence ATGCGCGATCCCGAGTGTGTATTTTGCAAGATCGTGGCCGGGGAAATCCCCAGCGCCAGCGTCCTGGACCGGGACAACGTCTACGCCTTCCTGGACCTCAATCCGGTGCGGCAGGGACACGCCCTGGTCATCCCCAAGTCCCACTATCCCACGCTGCTGGACCTGGACCCCGGCTTGGCCGCCGACCTGCTGCGGGCGCAGCAGGATGTGGCCCGTGCCGTCATGCTGGCCACCGGCGCGGACGGCGTCAACCTGGGGCTCAACCTGGGGGAGGCCGCGGGCCAGGTCGTCTTTCACGCCCATTATCATATTATACCACGCTTCCATGAGGACGGGCTGCGTTTGTGGCCCCAGACACCCTATCCCTCCCAGGACGAGATGAACCGCCTGGCCGGGGAGATTCGCGCCAGGCTCGGCTGA
- a CDS encoding integration host factor subunit alpha, with product MSNTLTKADIVDTIHERMDMNRAEIKDHVEALLDIMKQAIKSDHSLLISGFGKFEAYDKDARKGRNPQTNETITLPPRKVVVFRLSRKFRGEINDQRE from the coding sequence ATGAGCAACACGTTGACCAAGGCTGACATCGTGGACACCATCCACGAACGGATGGACATGAACCGCGCTGAGATCAAGGATCACGTCGAGGCGCTGTTGGACATCATGAAGCAGGCCATCAAGAGCGACCACAGCCTGCTCATTTCCGGCTTCGGCAAGTTCGAGGCCTATGACAAGGACGCCCGCAAGGGGCGCAATCCCCAGACAAACGAGACCATCACCCTGCCTCCGCGCAAGGTGGTCGTGTTCCGCCTGTCTCGCAAGTTCCGCGGGGAGATCAACGACCAGCGAGAATGA
- a CDS encoding septal ring lytic transglycosylase RlpA family protein, producing the protein MPRTASLACICLLALVLLAGCSSHRAGRPGVSGQAPAPTETGKTPATQRPYTVFGASYTPMPTADGYVQEGVASWYGRKFHGNPTANGETYDMYAFTAAHRVLPMGTRLRVLNKDNGREVLVRVNDRGPFVDTRKRIIDLSYAAARKLGMDKTGLARVRLSTVGSVAGATRNDLRGEFYVQVGAFTVKENALRLASALRGDGYRGTRVQRAEVEGRTFWRVQAGVFNSLSAALKGRRGLTGEHPRAFILAGR; encoded by the coding sequence GTGCCCCGCACCGCATCCCTCGCCTGCATCTGCCTGCTGGCCCTGGTCCTGCTGGCGGGCTGCTCCAGCCATCGCGCCGGACGTCCCGGCGTCAGCGGGCAGGCCCCCGCCCCAACGGAAACGGGCAAGACCCCGGCCACCCAGCGTCCCTACACCGTGTTCGGGGCCAGCTACACCCCCATGCCCACGGCCGACGGCTACGTGCAAGAGGGAGTGGCCTCCTGGTATGGCCGCAAGTTCCACGGCAACCCCACGGCCAACGGCGAGACCTACGACATGTACGCCTTCACAGCGGCCCACCGCGTGCTGCCCATGGGCACCCGGCTGCGGGTGCTCAACAAGGACAACGGCCGCGAGGTGCTGGTGCGGGTCAACGACCGGGGGCCTTTCGTGGACACCCGCAAGCGCATCATCGACCTCTCCTACGCCGCGGCCAGGAAGCTGGGCATGGACAAGACCGGCCTGGCCCGGGTGCGGCTGAGCACCGTGGGCAGCGTGGCCGGGGCCACGAGGAATGATCTGCGCGGGGAATTCTACGTGCAGGTGGGAGCGTTCACCGTCAAGGAGAACGCGCTGCGTCTGGCCTCCGCCTTGCGGGGCGACGGCTACAGGGGCACGCGGGTTCAGCGCGCCGAGGTGGAGGGCCGGACCTTCTGGCGGGTCCAGGCCGGGGTGTTCAACAGCCTCTCGGCCGCGCTCAAGGGGCGGCGGGGACTGACCGGGGAGCACCCCCGGGCCTTCATTCTCGCTGGTCGTTGA
- a CDS encoding LysM peptidoglycan-binding domain-containing protein, which translates to MKRLTLMALLLSLALAWGCASKQQTAEKPQPEPKQEEQVEVVEEEEVVVVEEEAPEPTPMELYEMTYGDLPTSHTVVKGDCLWNISEEAQVYNDPFMWPLIYKANRGKINDPDLIYPGQVFSIPRHGFDLAEVKQVRKQAGAPWKKLEPASTANLPAQIRKELGYGF; encoded by the coding sequence ATGAAGAGGTTGACCCTGATGGCGCTGCTGCTGAGCCTGGCTCTGGCCTGGGGCTGCGCAAGCAAACAGCAGACCGCCGAAAAACCCCAGCCCGAGCCCAAGCAGGAAGAGCAGGTCGAGGTCGTCGAGGAAGAGGAAGTGGTCGTGGTCGAGGAGGAAGCCCCCGAGCCCACGCCCATGGAACTGTACGAGATGACCTACGGCGATCTGCCCACCTCGCACACCGTGGTCAAGGGCGACTGCCTGTGGAACATTTCCGAAGAGGCCCAAGTCTACAACGACCCCTTCATGTGGCCCCTCATTTACAAGGCCAATCGCGGCAAGATCAACGACCCCGACCTGATCTACCCCGGGCAGGTTTTCTCCATCCCGCGCCACGGTTTCGATCTGGCCGAGGTCAAGCAGGTCCGCAAGCAGGCAGGCGCTCCCTGGAAAAAGCTGGAGCCCGCCTCCACGGCCAATCTGCCCGCCCAGATCCGCAAGGAACTCGGCTACGGCTTCTAG